One window of the Thermococcus sp. P6 genome contains the following:
- a CDS encoding triphosphoribosyl-dephospho-CoA synthase encodes MDRWRIVRAFILGPLLEVVVPKPGNVNRYADFDDLSVYNFLFGDTAVVGIYYEAVKTAELIRRGLLSFREAGMGELIRRAVQSSREAQDANPNFGVVTLSIPLIMGMAIGRNMLEAREKAGLLIKESTVRDTIELYRAIRIANPKGVQAGVRYDVYSDESFRELFQDGINLARLAEISCERELIFCEWLNGYNLSYATFERLYGLIKVLPLEDAVVRAFIELLSENLDTLIIRKAGPGEAKLVRDKARKVLKGEMGVEEFDSFMREKGDLRNPGSLADVMAVSLSLLVLRGLRIEMREGRAWGVIESP; translated from the coding sequence ATGGACCGCTGGAGGATCGTGAGAGCGTTCATCCTTGGACCCCTGCTCGAGGTGGTCGTTCCAAAGCCGGGTAACGTGAACCGCTATGCGGACTTCGACGACCTGAGCGTGTACAACTTTCTGTTCGGGGATACCGCCGTTGTGGGCATCTACTACGAGGCGGTGAAGACCGCGGAACTGATACGGAGGGGACTCCTCTCCTTCAGGGAGGCCGGGATGGGGGAGCTCATACGAAGGGCAGTCCAGTCCTCACGTGAGGCTCAGGATGCGAACCCGAACTTCGGTGTCGTGACCCTCTCGATCCCGCTGATCATGGGGATGGCCATCGGAAGGAACATGCTCGAAGCCCGGGAAAAGGCGGGGCTCCTGATTAAAGAATCGACGGTTCGCGACACGATAGAGCTTTACCGCGCGATAAGGATTGCAAACCCGAAGGGCGTTCAGGCCGGGGTTAGGTACGACGTTTACAGCGACGAATCCTTCAGGGAGCTCTTTCAGGACGGAATAAACCTCGCGAGGCTCGCGGAGATAAGCTGTGAGAGGGAGCTGATTTTCTGCGAGTGGCTCAACGGCTACAACCTGAGCTACGCCACCTTTGAAAGGCTCTACGGCCTGATAAAGGTACTTCCGCTGGAGGATGCCGTTGTGAGAGCATTCATCGAGCTTCTGAGCGAGAACCTCGACACCCTGATAATCAGGAAGGCCGGTCCCGGTGAGGCCAAACTCGTTCGGGATAAGGCCCGGAAGGTCCTCAAAGGAGAGATGGGCGTTGAGGAGTTCGATTCGTTCATGAGGGAAAAGGGCGATCTGAGAAACCCGGGCAGTCTTGCGGACGTGATGGCCGTCTCGCTTAGCCTTCTCGTTCTCAGGGGGCTGAGGATTGAGATGAGGGAGGGAAGGGCGTGGGGAGTTATTGAATCACCCTGA
- a CDS encoding gamma-glutamyl-gamma-aminobutyrate hydrolase family protein, with protein MKPLIGMVGQRDPSGRGFSIGQRHLDIIAAAGGVPAVFGVNVSPEEVIEHVDGLLLVEGPDVHPHFYGEDPSDAIRSVDVERDEFEIRLVKMAVDRGLPVLGISRGMHVINTALGGTLYQDLKDIPKTIKHDWSTNLTDPGQRVHGLRIKSNSRLYRILREALNIEGTSEVYLRVNSFHHQAVKKVGDGIKPVAYAVDGLVEAIEGDEGFLIGVQWQPEYLPEMMNLFEAFVEAALEYRTKKLELERVEIEAEVREALKGERDGNHHSSETTDNPPGTSQT; from the coding sequence ATGAAGCCTTTGATAGGCATGGTCGGGCAAAGGGATCCATCGGGTAGGGGGTTCTCCATCGGCCAAAGGCATCTCGATATCATCGCCGCTGCCGGGGGCGTTCCGGCGGTTTTCGGGGTTAACGTATCCCCTGAGGAGGTAATCGAGCACGTGGACGGCTTACTCCTCGTTGAGGGGCCCGACGTCCACCCCCACTTCTACGGGGAGGATCCTTCGGATGCCATAAGGAGCGTTGACGTGGAGAGGGACGAGTTCGAGATAAGGCTCGTGAAGATGGCCGTTGACAGAGGACTCCCGGTACTCGGCATTTCCCGGGGAATGCACGTAATAAACACGGCCCTGGGTGGGACGCTTTATCAGGACCTGAAGGATATTCCAAAGACCATAAAGCACGACTGGAGTACCAACCTGACGGACCCCGGCCAGAGGGTCCACGGGCTCAGGATAAAATCAAACTCGAGACTCTACCGGATACTCAGGGAGGCATTGAACATCGAGGGAACCAGCGAGGTTTACCTGAGGGTCAACAGCTTTCACCATCAGGCCGTGAAGAAGGTCGGTGATGGGATAAAACCCGTTGCCTACGCCGTTGATGGACTGGTGGAGGCCATAGAGGGCGATGAAGGGTTCCTAATAGGCGTCCAGTGGCAACCGGAGTACCTTCCGGAGATGATGAATCTCTTCGAGGCCTTCGTGGAGGCCGCCCTCGAGTACCGCACGAAAAAGCTCGAGCTGGAGAGGGTTGAGATAGAGGCGGAGGTAAGGGAGGCCCTCAAAGGGGAACGAGATGGGAACCATCACAGCTCGGAAACGACCGATAACCCTCCCGGCACGAGCCAAACGTGA
- a CDS encoding radical SAM protein has translation MYIRPFDPWRSKLCTCPFKYTLNVYTGCDHACLYCYITSYIPRAFRVRTKEGLLPGLERELRRLDRRYVVALSYSSDPYPTVERELGITRRVLELFRRYDVRCMILTKSDIFERDLDVLSELRCAVGITVTTVDGRKAKILEPNAPAPEKRIRALRKAREMGIPVYARIDPIIPFYTWEDFEETLDALDFVEHVTVSTLKLRPDSKKRLFARLPELMERLWPLYERGERIGGYRYLPRELRFEILRLAEKKILERGITFGSCREGYRSFPSCDGSHLVPL, from the coding sequence ATGTACATACGACCCTTCGATCCGTGGAGGTCAAAACTCTGCACCTGTCCCTTTAAATACACGCTGAACGTTTACACGGGTTGCGACCACGCCTGCCTCTACTGTTACATAACCTCCTACATTCCCCGGGCTTTCAGGGTCAGGACCAAGGAAGGCCTCCTGCCGGGGCTGGAGAGGGAACTGCGGCGGTTGGACAGGAGGTACGTGGTGGCCCTCTCCTACTCCTCCGACCCCTATCCGACCGTGGAGAGGGAGCTGGGGATAACCCGCAGGGTTCTGGAACTCTTCAGGAGGTACGACGTGAGGTGCATGATACTCACCAAGTCGGACATCTTCGAGCGGGATCTGGATGTGCTTAGCGAGCTCAGGTGCGCCGTCGGGATAACCGTCACCACCGTGGACGGGAGGAAGGCAAAGATACTGGAACCCAATGCTCCGGCTCCGGAGAAAAGAATAAGGGCCCTCCGGAAGGCCCGGGAGATGGGCATACCCGTTTACGCCCGGATCGACCCGATAATCCCTTTCTACACGTGGGAGGACTTCGAGGAAACCCTCGATGCGCTCGACTTCGTTGAGCACGTGACCGTTTCAACGCTCAAGCTCAGGCCCGACTCAAAAAAGCGCCTCTTCGCCCGGCTTCCTGAACTGATGGAGAGGCTCTGGCCGCTGTACGAGAGGGGTGAGAGGATAGGAGGTTACCGCTACCTGCCACGGGAACTGAGGTTCGAGATACTCCGGCTGGCTGAGAAAAAGATTCTGGAACGGGGCATCACGTTTGGCTCGTGCCGGGAGGGTTATCGGTCGTTTCCGAGCTGTGATGGTTCCCATCTCGTTCCCCTTTGA
- the pfpI gene encoding deglycase PfpI, whose protein sequence is MKVVFLSADEFEDLELIYPLHRLREEGHEVYVASFERGRITGKHGYSVEVQLSFEEVDPEEFDALVLPGGRAPERVRLNEKAVEITRRMFEAGKPVASICHGPQILISAGVLKGRRGTSTITIRDDLVNAGVQWVNEEVVVDGNWVSSRHPGDLYAWMREFVKLLR, encoded by the coding sequence ATGAAGGTGGTGTTTCTCAGTGCAGACGAGTTTGAGGATCTGGAGCTTATCTATCCCCTCCACCGCCTCAGGGAGGAGGGCCATGAGGTCTACGTGGCCAGCTTCGAACGGGGAAGGATAACCGGAAAGCACGGCTATTCCGTGGAAGTCCAGCTTTCCTTCGAGGAGGTTGATCCGGAAGAGTTCGATGCCCTCGTCCTGCCCGGTGGGAGGGCCCCCGAGAGGGTGAGGCTCAACGAGAAGGCTGTGGAGATAACCAGAAGGATGTTCGAGGCCGGAAAACCTGTTGCAAGCATCTGCCACGGTCCGCAGATACTCATCTCCGCTGGAGTGCTCAAGGGCAGGAGGGGAACGAGCACGATAACCATAAGGGATGACCTCGTAAACGCCGGCGTTCAGTGGGTCAACGAGGAGGTTGTGGTGGACGGCAACTGGGTTAGCTCGAGACATCCGGGAGATCTATACGCATGGATGCGGGAGTTCGTGAAGCTCCTTCGCTGA
- a CDS encoding family 4A encapsulin nanocompartment shell protein — MRGDLIRVLSTVEEKANELKLEGYEPDVLLIGKKAYEFVKEQLNEEFGEGDEVLELSGFRVRVVEELEGDAVVIDSRVIGLGSGGAKRFRVIQ, encoded by the coding sequence GTGAGGGGTGATCTGATCCGCGTTCTGAGCACGGTGGAGGAGAAGGCCAACGAGCTGAAGCTTGAAGGTTACGAGCCCGATGTTCTTTTAATCGGGAAGAAGGCCTACGAGTTCGTGAAGGAGCAGCTCAACGAAGAGTTTGGAGAGGGAGACGAGGTTCTCGAGCTGTCCGGGTTCAGGGTGCGCGTGGTTGAAGAACTGGAAGGTGACGCTGTTGTAATCGACAGCAGGGTCATCGGCCTCGGGTCGGGTGGGGCGAAGAGGTTCAGGGTGATTCAATAA
- a CDS encoding GTP-binding protein, with product MPTNVTVEYLKAEEEYQKARTIQEKIRALEKMYATVPKHKGTEKLRLHIKRKLSELRKELEKQQAQKKGGGYSFSVRKEGAAQIVLAGLPNAGKSSLLRALTNADTDVADYPFTTVEPIPGMMHHKDVQIQLVEVPGLVQGAALGKGMGPQLLSVIRNADAIAIVVDLSRDPVEQMEILLREFERAGIKLNRRRPAVEIRKTVTGGIVINGQENIKGDVREVMRMLREERIHSAEITVKEPVTLEDFSDALDESLVWRKAIVIANKGDAPGSRENYERLVKAYGERFRIIPVSARKKIQLDKLKDELYELAGIIRVFTKSPGEEPAYPPVPLKKGSTVMDLAERIHKDFARNFKYARVWGKSVKFPGQRVGADHVLEDGDVVEIHAR from the coding sequence ATGCCCACCAACGTTACAGTAGAGTACCTGAAGGCTGAGGAGGAGTATCAAAAGGCCAGAACCATTCAGGAAAAGATCCGGGCACTTGAGAAGATGTACGCGACGGTTCCGAAGCACAAGGGGACCGAAAAGCTCAGGCTCCATATTAAACGGAAACTCTCGGAGCTCAGGAAGGAGCTCGAAAAACAGCAGGCCCAGAAAAAGGGGGGAGGGTATTCTTTCAGCGTCAGGAAGGAGGGAGCTGCCCAGATAGTCCTTGCAGGATTGCCAAACGCGGGTAAATCCTCACTCCTGAGGGCCCTCACCAACGCTGACACGGACGTTGCGGATTACCCCTTCACCACCGTGGAGCCGATTCCGGGCATGATGCACCACAAGGACGTTCAAATTCAGCTCGTGGAAGTTCCGGGCCTCGTTCAGGGTGCCGCCCTTGGAAAGGGTATGGGACCGCAGCTTTTAAGCGTCATAAGGAACGCCGATGCCATAGCCATAGTCGTTGACCTCTCCCGGGATCCCGTGGAGCAGATGGAAATCCTCCTGAGGGAGTTCGAGCGGGCCGGTATAAAGCTCAACAGACGTCGCCCAGCTGTAGAGATCAGAAAAACCGTCACGGGGGGAATAGTCATCAACGGTCAGGAGAACATCAAGGGGGACGTAAGGGAAGTCATGAGGATGCTCAGGGAGGAGAGAATACACAGCGCCGAGATAACCGTTAAAGAGCCCGTAACCCTTGAGGATTTCTCCGATGCCCTCGATGAGAGCCTCGTGTGGAGGAAGGCCATAGTAATAGCGAATAAGGGCGACGCTCCCGGCAGCAGGGAGAACTACGAGAGGCTGGTTAAAGCTTACGGCGAGAGGTTCCGAATAATCCCCGTTTCAGCTAGAAAGAAGATCCAGCTGGATAAACTCAAGGACGAGCTCTACGAACTGGCGGGTATCATCAGGGTCTTCACCAAAAGCCCCGGCGAGGAGCCCGCTTACCCACCAGTGCCCCTGAAGAAGGGCTCGACGGTCATGGATCTGGCCGAAAGGATACACAAGGACTTCGCCAGAAACTTCAAGTACGCGAGGGTCTGGGGTAAGAGCGTCAAGTTCCCGGGCCAGAGGGTCGGTGCCGATCACGTTCTTGAGGACGGGGACGTGGTGGAGATCCACGCCCGGTAG
- a CDS encoding 2,3-bisphosphoglycerate-dependent phosphoglycerate mutase: MSKLVLVRHGESLWNRLNLFTGWVDVPLSDRGIEEALRAGELLKDYRFDVVFTSELIRAIQTAMLIMSRNNSGVPKIIHEGGRMKEWGRVYGEHGKNYVPVYKSWHLNERYYGKLQGWNKDHARRVYGKEQVHLWRRSYDIAPPGGESLKDTAERTVPYFEERIIPELERGRNVLVSAHGNSLRSIVMHIEGLTREQVLRLNIPTGVPLVYEYSGNLRRMGYLREEGFDDDLHLD, translated from the coding sequence ATGAGTAAGCTGGTTCTCGTCAGGCACGGTGAAAGTCTCTGGAACAGGCTGAACCTGTTCACGGGATGGGTCGATGTGCCCCTGAGCGACCGCGGAATAGAGGAGGCGCTGAGGGCGGGAGAGCTGCTGAAGGACTACAGGTTCGACGTCGTGTTCACGTCGGAACTGATCAGGGCGATCCAGACGGCGATGCTCATCATGAGCCGGAACAACTCCGGGGTTCCCAAAATAATCCACGAGGGCGGGAGAATGAAGGAGTGGGGCAGGGTCTACGGGGAGCACGGGAAGAACTACGTTCCCGTGTATAAGAGCTGGCACCTGAACGAGCGCTACTACGGAAAGCTTCAGGGGTGGAACAAGGACCACGCCCGGCGGGTTTACGGAAAGGAGCAGGTCCACCTGTGGAGGAGGAGCTACGACATAGCGCCACCCGGCGGGGAGAGCCTGAAGGACACCGCGGAGAGGACCGTCCCGTACTTCGAGGAACGAATCATCCCAGAGCTGGAAAGGGGCAGGAACGTCCTCGTGAGCGCCCACGGGAACAGCCTGCGCTCCATAGTTATGCACATCGAGGGACTTACCAGGGAGCAGGTTCTGAGGCTCAACATACCAACTGGGGTTCCGCTGGTCTACGAGTACTCCGGTAACCTCAGGAGAATGGGTTACCTGAGGGAAGAAGGGTTCGACGATGATCTTCACCTGGACTGA
- a CDS encoding OsmC family protein produces MSDEVRGTVEWFKDMQFIGRIEGDKCSVILGEGGISPMKLLLLSVAGCTAYDVVMILQKMREPIKGLEVEISGERRDEHPRIYKRVNLHYRIYGDVDEEKAERAIKLSQDKYCSASAHVKLSGAEVTYSFEITGDS; encoded by the coding sequence ATGAGCGATGAGGTAAGGGGAACGGTTGAGTGGTTCAAAGACATGCAGTTTATAGGGAGGATCGAAGGCGATAAGTGCTCCGTAATTCTGGGTGAGGGTGGAATAAGTCCCATGAAGCTCCTGCTTCTAAGCGTGGCCGGATGCACGGCTTACGACGTTGTTATGATACTCCAGAAGATGCGCGAGCCCATAAAAGGGCTTGAAGTTGAAATAAGCGGGGAGCGCCGTGATGAGCATCCCAGAATTTACAAGAGGGTTAATCTGCACTACAGGATTTACGGGGATGTGGATGAGGAGAAGGCGGAGCGTGCCATAAAACTGAGCCAGGATAAATACTGCTCGGCCTCCGCCCATGTAAAGCTCAGCGGTGCCGAGGTTACCTACTCCTTTGAAATAACCGGTGATTCGTAA
- a CDS encoding ribose 1,5-bisphosphate isomerase, producing MPVVKEVLKIAEDIRDMRIRGAGKIARSAAYALQLQAEKSEAKDVDAFWGEMKQAARILFNTRPTAVSLPNALRYVMHRGKLAYEGGADLERLRFIIITASKEFIHNSEKAIEKIGEIGAKRIEDGDVIMTHCHSKVAISVMKRAFEEGKDIKVIVTETRPKWQGKITAKELAGYGIPVIYVVDSAARHYMKMTDKVVMGADSITVNGAVINKIGTALIALAAKEHRVWTMIAAETYKFHPETMLGQLVEIEMRDPHEVIPKEELETWPKNIEVWNPAFDVTPPEYIDVIITERGIIPPAAAIDILREEFGWALKYTEPWED from the coding sequence ATGCCCGTGGTTAAGGAGGTACTGAAGATAGCCGAGGACATCAGGGACATGAGGATAAGGGGTGCGGGCAAGATAGCCCGCTCGGCGGCCTATGCGCTTCAGCTTCAGGCCGAGAAGAGCGAGGCAAAGGACGTCGATGCCTTCTGGGGGGAGATGAAGCAGGCCGCGAGGATACTGTTCAACACAAGACCAACCGCAGTTTCCCTTCCAAACGCGCTCCGCTACGTCATGCACCGGGGTAAACTGGCCTACGAGGGCGGTGCGGATCTGGAAAGGCTGAGGTTCATAATAATAACCGCCTCGAAGGAGTTCATCCACAACTCCGAGAAAGCCATCGAGAAAATAGGCGAAATAGGGGCCAAGCGCATAGAGGATGGCGACGTCATAATGACCCACTGCCACAGCAAGGTGGCCATAAGCGTCATGAAGAGGGCCTTCGAGGAGGGCAAGGACATAAAGGTCATCGTCACGGAGACGAGACCGAAGTGGCAGGGGAAGATCACCGCAAAAGAGCTCGCAGGCTACGGCATACCCGTCATCTACGTCGTCGATTCCGCCGCGAGGCACTACATGAAGATGACGGACAAGGTCGTAATGGGGGCCGATTCGATAACCGTCAACGGAGCCGTCATAAACAAGATAGGAACCGCGCTGATAGCGCTGGCCGCCAAGGAGCACAGGGTATGGACGATGATCGCGGCCGAGACCTACAAGTTCCATCCCGAAACCATGCTCGGCCAGCTGGTGGAGATAGAGATGCGCGATCCCCACGAGGTCATCCCGAAGGAGGAGCTCGAAACGTGGCCAAAGAACATAGAGGTGTGGAACCCGGCCTTTGACGTTACGCCCCCGGAGTACATAGACGTTATCATAACGGAGCGCGGCATAATACCCCCGGCAGCGGCCATCGACATCCTCAGGGAGGAGTTCGGCTGGGCCCTCAAGTACACCGAGCCCTGGGAGGATTAG
- the snatA gene encoding neutral amino acid NAAT transporter SnatA, giving the protein MIEYLKYFIMVYGGLFAITNPVGAVPVFLSVTHNLSWKERHEIARKTALVVVITLTLFALLGEWIFRFFGSSVNAFAIAGGILLFKMAMEMLSGKVSTVKISSEETEELGEEVVTLEEVAITPLAIPLISGPGAITTVMLYMGNSHGVPEKAVVMAGVLAIGLTVWLVLWSSRGIQMRLGRTGIKVLTRMMGLILTSMAVQMVINGIKGAFGL; this is encoded by the coding sequence TTGATCGAGTACCTGAAGTATTTCATCATGGTGTACGGCGGTCTGTTTGCGATAACCAACCCCGTGGGGGCCGTTCCGGTCTTTCTCAGCGTTACCCACAACCTGAGCTGGAAGGAGAGGCACGAGATAGCGAGGAAGACCGCTCTGGTTGTGGTGATCACGCTGACCCTCTTCGCACTCCTCGGGGAGTGGATATTCCGGTTCTTCGGTTCGAGCGTTAACGCCTTCGCAATAGCCGGAGGGATACTGCTCTTCAAGATGGCCATGGAGATGCTCTCGGGGAAGGTATCCACCGTAAAGATAAGCAGCGAGGAGACCGAGGAGCTTGGAGAGGAGGTCGTTACACTGGAAGAAGTTGCGATAACACCCCTCGCGATACCCCTCATCTCCGGTCCGGGCGCTATAACCACCGTAATGCTCTACATGGGGAACAGTCACGGGGTCCCGGAAAAGGCCGTCGTTATGGCGGGCGTTCTCGCGATAGGCCTTACGGTCTGGCTTGTCCTCTGGTCCTCCAGAGGAATACAGATGAGACTCGGAAGGACAGGCATAAAGGTCCTGACGAGGATGATGGGTCTGATACTCACCTCGATGGCCGTCCAGATGGTCATCAACGGGATAAAGGGGGCCTTCGGGCTTTAG
- a CDS encoding PLP-dependent aminotransferase family protein: MEEKLMRKLGSGSLDFDAYFSEKAKAMKASEIRELLKLVESGDVISLAGGLPAPETFPVETIRKITAEVLTSHADKALQYGTTKGFTPLRLALAEWMKNRYAIPTSKVDIMIVAGSQQALDLIGRVFINPGDVVVVEGPTYLAALNAFKYYDPRFISIPMDDEGMKVELLEEKLEQLRREGKKVKFVYTVSTFQNPAGVTMSLERRKRLVELADEYDFLIVEDNPYSELRYSGEPIPPIKHFDDQGRVLYLGTFSKILAPGFRLGWITGSPHFIRKIEIAKQAVDLCANTFGQVIAWKYVEEGYLDEHIEEIVEFYRPRRDAMLEALEEYMPEGVRWTRPDGGMFIWVTLPEGIDTKLMAEKAIRKGVAYVPGEAFFAHREVKNTMRLNFTYVPEETIREGVKRLAQVIEDEMKALRG; encoded by the coding sequence ATGGAAGAGAAGCTCATGCGTAAACTGGGTTCGGGTTCACTGGATTTTGATGCCTACTTTTCGGAGAAGGCCAAGGCCATGAAAGCCTCGGAGATAAGGGAACTTCTCAAGCTTGTTGAGAGTGGAGACGTCATATCCCTCGCCGGAGGCCTTCCAGCTCCCGAAACCTTTCCCGTTGAGACCATCAGGAAGATAACCGCCGAGGTTTTGACCAGCCACGCGGATAAGGCACTCCAGTACGGAACCACCAAAGGCTTTACACCGCTCCGCCTTGCCCTTGCCGAGTGGATGAAGAACCGCTACGCCATTCCAACCAGTAAAGTCGACATAATGATCGTCGCAGGTTCCCAGCAGGCCCTCGATCTCATAGGCAGGGTCTTCATAAACCCGGGGGATGTGGTTGTGGTCGAAGGCCCAACGTACCTCGCGGCCCTAAACGCGTTCAAGTACTACGATCCCCGGTTCATAAGCATACCGATGGACGATGAGGGAATGAAGGTTGAACTGCTCGAGGAGAAGCTGGAGCAACTCCGCAGGGAGGGGAAGAAGGTCAAGTTCGTCTACACCGTCTCCACCTTCCAGAACCCTGCAGGAGTGACTATGAGCCTTGAGAGGAGGAAAAGGCTCGTTGAGCTGGCGGACGAGTACGATTTCCTCATAGTTGAGGACAACCCCTACAGCGAGCTCCGTTACTCCGGGGAGCCGATACCTCCCATAAAGCACTTCGACGATCAGGGGAGGGTTCTTTACCTTGGGACCTTCTCGAAGATACTGGCCCCCGGGTTCAGGCTGGGCTGGATCACGGGAAGCCCCCACTTCATAAGGAAGATAGAGATAGCCAAGCAGGCCGTTGACCTCTGCGCCAACACCTTCGGGCAGGTCATCGCGTGGAAGTACGTGGAGGAGGGTTATCTGGACGAGCACATTGAGGAGATCGTAGAGTTCTACAGGCCGAGGAGGGATGCGATGCTGGAGGCTCTGGAGGAGTACATGCCCGAGGGGGTCAGGTGGACGAGGCCCGATGGGGGGATGTTCATCTGGGTCACCCTGCCCGAGGGCATAGACACCAAGCTCATGGCCGAGAAGGCAATAAGAAAGGGCGTCGCCTACGTTCCGGGGGAGGCCTTCTTCGCCCACCGCGAGGTGAAGAACACGATGCGTCTCAACTTCACCTACGTGCCAGAGGAGACGATACGCGAGGGCGTAAAAAGGCTCGCTCAGGTCATAGAAGATGAGATGAAGGCCCTCAGGGGGTAG
- a CDS encoding Lrp/AsnC family transcriptional regulator: protein MRAGLDEVDRKILAILQKNSRTPLREISKEVNLAESTIYERIKRLKTRGVIRKFTVILDPDSIGFNILAFVLIKAKAGKYSSVAGELKKYPEIVEIYETTGDYDMLVKIRSRGSDELNEFLDRIGEIEGVEATHTMVVLKVHRETTELPL from the coding sequence ATGAGGGCAGGCCTTGATGAGGTTGATAGGAAAATACTGGCGATTCTCCAGAAGAACAGTCGAACCCCCCTGAGGGAAATCTCCAAGGAGGTTAACCTCGCCGAATCAACGATCTACGAGAGGATTAAAAGGCTGAAGACGAGGGGGGTAATAAGGAAGTTCACCGTAATACTCGACCCCGATTCCATCGGTTTCAATATCCTCGCCTTTGTTCTGATAAAGGCCAAGGCCGGAAAATACTCAAGCGTGGCGGGTGAACTCAAAAAATACCCGGAGATAGTTGAGATCTACGAGACCACGGGCGACTACGACATGCTCGTGAAGATAAGGAGCCGTGGAAGCGACGAGCTGAACGAGTTCCTCGACAGGATAGGCGAGATCGAGGGAGTCGAGGCCACCCACACGATGGTGGTCCTCAAGGTTCACAGGGAGACCACCGAGCTCCCGCTCTAA